The DNA region CGCGATCAGGCCGCCGGGCACGAGCAGCGCCGACCACCCGAACGCACCCGTGCGCGACGCATCGAGCAGCACGTGTACAAGCAGGATCGGCAGGCCGGCGGCGGCCATCAGGAGTGCTTCTGTCGTTCGGCGGTCGAACACGGCTGTCACCTTGTCGGCGTAAGACCCCTACTGGGGCGTGAGGACTTCGGGCTGCGGCGTGGCTTCGAGGCTCTCGGCGATCATTTGCTTGTATTCGTCGATCACGGTGCGCCCGGCATCGACATCCTCTACGGGGATGCCCTGCGCCAGCCGGGCTGCCAGGACCGGCCCCAGCGCCCGCGGGGTGATGGTGGTCTCCTGCTCCCGCCACCTCAGCGACACGCCGAGGACATCCTCGGGCAGACCTCGGTAGAGTACGACGCGGTCGTCCTGAGAGATGAGGAACGCCTGCGCATCTGCGTAGCGCCACATGCCGAAGGCGGTCACGCCTAGGAGCGCAAGAAAAGCGACCATCCACACGAACACGCCAGCTAGCCCGGTGCCGCGCGGGGCGCCTCGCTTGCCGGAAGTGGCGGAGGGCCCGCCGGTCACGTCCACGACCACGAGCGAGATGTTGTCCTGCCCGCCGGCGGCGTTCGCGGCGTCGATGAGTGCTTTGACCGCGGAGTCCGGATCCGGGTACAGGCTCAGGATGTCGGCGATAACGGCATCTGTGAGCATCCCGCACAGGCCGTCAGTGCAGAGCAGCAGGCGGTCGCCGGGATGGGCATCGACCTCGTAGACGTCCGCGTACATGTTGGGATCGGAGCCCAGGGCCCTAGTGATGATGCTCCTGTTGGGGTGGTGGCGTGATTGCTCCTCTGTGAGCAGGCCTTGGCGCACCAGGTCGGCTACCATCGAGTGGTCCTCGGTGATGCGCTCCAAGATGTTGTTGTGGAACAGGTAGGCCCGGCTATCGCCCACGTGAGCAATCGCTATCGAGGAGCCCTCGATCATCGCGGCCGTCAGCGTGGTGCCCATGCCGCTGCGCCCCTCGCCAGCCTCGGCGGCGTCGATCACAGCCTTGTTGGCGACCCTGACCGCACGGCCCAGCGCCTTGGCGTCCACCCGCTGAGGCATGTGTGCGAGCAGCGCTTCGATCGCGATACTGGAGGCTATCTCGCCAGCGTGGTGGCCCCCCAGCCCGTCGGCGACGGCGAACAGCGGCGGCGAGAGCAGGACCGCATCCTCGTTGTGGGTGCGGACGCGCCCAACATCGGAAAGACCTGCGTATGTATGCGCCGAACCCCTCGCCATCAGCGATCCACTTTCAGGCGCACTGTGCCAAGGTCGATTTCGTCGCCCGGCGCGAGTGTGACCGGCGAGGTTATCCTTCGGCCGTTGACGACGGTGCCGTTGGTCGAGCCGAGGTCCTCAAGCACGATCCGCTCACCAGAGGGTACGATCCTTGCGTGCGCCGAAGAGATGTAGTCATCGGCGATCACGATATCGGAGCCAGGGGAGCGCCCGATTGTCACCGGACCGGCGACTGGCAGACGCAAACCCTTGAGCTCGCGCGGGCCGCGTTCCACCCGTATCTGATGAGTCGCGGCGCCCGCGGCAGCAGGTCCGGCGCTCCGGATGATCCCCAAGCCCGAACGGACAGCCGCGAACAAGAAGAGATAGATGAGTGCCAGCAAGAGTGCCTTGCCTGCGAGCAGAATCATGTCTACCACGACTCACCTCCTCGGGTCATGGAAGACGAGCTCTGTGGCTCCTACCTGGATCACGTCGCCATGCTGTAGCCGGGTGCGACCGATGGGCTTTCCGTTGACCAGAGTGCCGTTGGTTGAGCCTAGGTCTTCGACGGCCCACCCAGCACCCTCAGGCTCGAAAGCCAGATGCTGGCGGGACACGTTCGAGTCTTCCAGGGTGATGTCGCACTCTGCCAGACGCCCTACGACTACCCTGTTGCCGGTCAGCACCACGTCATGAGCACTTCCACTCACGCTGACGGTCGCGAACGTCCGGGTGGCCGGGGTCCGCTCATATGGCTCGGCGACGAAACGTGCCTGCGCCTCCTCGGCAGGTTCATAGATGTCTTCATTGGAGACGAGCTCGGCGTAGGTCTCGAAGCGCCCGAGCCTGAGTTCGGGGTCGACCACGAAGCGCACGATGGGCTTGGAGGTCAGGTCGTACTGCCGCTCATTCGCATACGCCGAGAGGTACGTTGACAGTTCGCCGGCCAGGGTCGAGAGGAATCCGCCGAAACGCTCGTCGTCATCGGGGGAGAGCACGACCGTGTACAGGTTGGGGCCATAGACTTTGTCGATGCCGATGGTGCGGCCTTTGTCCATTCGCCGTCCGAGTTCCTTGGCGATCTCTGCCGGTTGTACTGGCGAGCGAAAGGCGCTCGCGAAAAAGCCCTCGACAGCGTTGGCGATGCGGTCTTCGAAGTCCGACAATATGCTCATACTCGAAAAACTCCTTCGTGCACTATCGGGTTACTCGTCCTCGGCCCTCACTGGAGGACCCGCTATGACGACCAGCATCATCAGTATAGAGGACGCTGCGATATGTGGGGCGAAGGCGGCGACCGACCATGCGGCATCGACGCCGAAAGAGGCCGAGATCGGGGCGATGACCGTGTATGCGACCGAGTAGAGCCCGGCGGTCAACGCTATGCCTATGGCGGCTGACAGGCGTGTGGCCTTACCTGCTGCTACCGACATGACGGCTCCGGCAACAGCCCAGGTGATGATGATCGACCAGATCAAGACTAATTCGGGCCTTTCGATGATAGCGATGGCGGTGTGTTGTCCTAGTGGATCAGCGAGCCATTCGGGGTCCACTGATAACCACGGGCCGGGCGCCCCAGAGGCGGCTGAGGCCAGCAGGGTCAAGGTTGCCGCATGGGCGGAAAACACAGCTGCTGCCCACGGCCTAATCGTGAAGCCGAGGATGAGCGGTGCGAAGGGAGAAAGATAAGCAACACCGAGGAGAGGGGACACGAGCACCACGGCTAGGCCCGCAGACCGGGGTCCGCCCATCCAGGCGACCATCACGGCCGCAAGAGCTAGCAGTAAGCCAGAGATCCAGGTGCCGGATACAACCACGGCTGCCAGGAAGACCAGATAGCCTATCAGAACCCCGAATCCGGGGATGAACAAGCCCCCAAGGGCGCAAAGGATAGCGCCAGCGACGGCTGCAGGCGGCGAAACGAAACCCATGGCATCGAGGCCGACATAGCCTACTCCGCCGCTGACCGTAGCGCATAGCCCCCTGGTCGCCGGTCCTCCAAGATGGGCAAAGCGGTCCCAAAGTCCGATGGTCGGCCAACCTATGGCTCCGCCATCGCCCTCGGTAGCTAGCTCTTGAACGGTCTGCGAGAGGGACTCGCGCCCTCGAGAGCTATCCCCGAGGTGGGGCATCAGGTCCGCGGCGAGCTCCATCACCCCTGTATGTCGGCTTGTAGGGTGGAGTGACAGTGCCTGGGCTAGGACATCATCCAGCTGCGGCGGGGAGTTGCGCTTGAAGTCGGAGAGCGCCGGGGGTTCGATGATGCTCGCTTTGAAGATCGCGCCTTCGATTGAGTCATCCGAGAATGGGTTGTCACCGGAAAGGGCCTCGAACACCAGAGCAGCGAATGCCCACACATCAGTCCGCTCGTCCACCCGGTCGTTGGCGAGCTGTTCCGCCGGCATGTAACCCATTGTGCCACCAAGCGTGGGCTGATGGCCGGATGCCGTGGACAAGCTTGCGACTCCGAAGTCGGTGACTTTCACCCGTCCATCCAGCGTTATCAGCACGTTGGCGGGCTTCAGGTCGAGGTGGAGGACGCCGTTCTCATGTGCATGATCCAGCGCTTCGGCGACTGCCGTCACGACCGTGGCAGCCTCGTCGAGGGTCAGTGGGCGCTGATCAAGCACTTGGGCGAGGGAAGCGCCTTCGAGGTACTCCATGATGATGAATGCCTCGTCGCTGTCGGTATCCCACTCGTAGACAGTCACGATCGAGGGGTGATTCAGCAGTGCGGCTGTTCGGGCTTCTGCGAGCCCGGCCGGGAACTGCAGCTTGCCGAAGCGATTCCTGGGGAAAGGCAGACGCTTGAGGGCTACTCGGCGTTGCATGTGGGTGTCGTAAGCCAGGATGACATCGGCAAAGCCCCCACTCGCAAGGTGCTCGAGTGGTCTGTAGCGATCCAGGATCAGCTGCGTTTCCATCATCGTTCTTGAAGGATATTCTACCGAGCTGCTTCGGCGATAGGGGGAATCGGGCATTCGCGACTACCAGACATCGGTGTTTTCCGCCGCGGTGTCGATGTGGTACCCTCTCATACGCATGTTGGGCGGGTGTGGCGGAACGGCAGACGCGCATGGTTCAGGTCCATGTGGGGGCAACCCCGTGGAGGTTCAACTCCTCTCACCCGCACCAAGATGTGAGTTCTTCCCGACGGCGGCTAGCCGTCGCTCACCAGCGACAGGACCGAGCTGCCCGTTGGTAGTGGGACGAAATCTCCGGCAGTGGGGCCGCCGCGGATGACGGTCGGCGGGGCTCCCCAGGGCGGGACCACCTCCATGCGCCATGCAGTGTTCGATTGCACATACACTCCCTGAGCCGAGAAAGTCGCCGATATCTTTTGGTTGACGGTGACGCCGACTGTTACTTCTGATCCGTAACCGCTTGGTGGGGGCGAGACAAGTGAAATGCTGAGTGTCAGAGCGGCTATCCCGACAATCGTGAGAAGGAGTCCCCTTGACTTCAGTGTATGCACCGCTCGTCCTCCAAAATTGCCGCCTAGCTATCCCATCCACTACGCTTATCGGCATATACTGCCGGTAACATGAGGACGAACGGTCGCTATAAGCAGCAAACGGGAATTTCGGACGACAAACGGCGACGCAAACGCATGACAAGCGGTGACCTTGAGGGCGAGGGTTGGCTGACCGTAGCGCCTGCGATTGTTTTGTGGGATGATTCCGGGGGAGGGAGGGGGTCGGGGCAGGCGTGATCGGATATCGCATGGGGCCTGTCAGGAAGGGAATCGTGGACGCATATTCACCCATAAAGTCGAAGTGCGTATGGTGGCGCGAGATGCTTGATGCCGAGGAGCGGTACAATACGCGCATCAAGCCTGACGATGTAAGGGTCAATTGCACTTGCTTCGTCGAGGGCTACGTCTGGGCGATGCGCAAGGCCGAAGTCCCAGCGAACTGTCCCAAGTCACGAACTTGTCGCTACTACATACTGCACACCTGACCTGCCAACGGGCTAACGCTCACTCCTCCTCGCGGCTCTGAGCAGCGTTCTCGAGCCTGCGCCTTACTTCTGCGTAGGATTCTCCAGACTCGCGACTTGCCCGTGCGATGTCCTCGTGCTCAGGGCGTACTCGGGCACTTTCGCCCACGCCCGACACCTTCACGCGAAACGCCCCCCACGGGCCCTCACGCTGGAGTACCTCGCGCCGGAGCACGCTTCGCGACAGCAGCGTCCTACGCACGCCGAGGGAGCCCGTCAGCTCGTGGATGCGCGCAGCGAACTTCTCCGCATGGGTTGGAATCACCAGGACGCGTAACTCGATGCCGAGCCGCCCTTTCTTCATAGCCGCCGGGACCAGCCACGCATCCAGCGGCCCTTCTGCCCGCAGCTCTTCGGTGATGAAGCCGACGTGCTCTGGCGTGAGGTGGTCGAGCAGCGTTTCGAGGAGCACAACGGGCCCGGAGGCGCCCTCGGCGGACGTCGCAGGCGCGTCGAGCCCGGGCGCCAGCGCATGGCCGAGGAGCAGGCGTGCGACGTTGGGTGTGCCGGGGGTCTCGCGGGTGCCCGCGCCGTAGCCGACCCGCGTGAGCGTCATGTCGGGCATCGGTCCGAAGCTATCGACGTTGGCGGCCAGCAGCGCGGCGCCGGTCGGGGTGGTGAGCTCGCCGGCGGAGGCGCCGGCCTCGACCGGTACGCCGACAAGCAGCTCTAGCACAGCGGGTGCGGGGACCGGAAGCGTCCCGTGCTCACAGGTTATCGTGCCGCCAGCCCCGAGAGCGACCGGCGAGCACGACAGCCACTCGATCTCCAGGAGCTCGAGGCCTAGAGACACGCCGACGACATCGACAATGGAGTCGATGCCACCGACCTCGTGGAAGTGCACGCACTCCGGATCCGCAGCGTGGATCTTCGCTTCAGCCGCCGCCAGCCCGCCGAAGGTGCGCAGAGCCCGGTGTCGGACCGCCGCACTCAGCGATGAGCCCTCGATCAGCGCGCGGATGTCGCGCCAATGCCGGTGCGCCGAGGCGGTCGTCTCGGCAGGGGTTACGTTGACGTGGAGCCCAGCGATGCCGCTGCGAGTCACGCGGTTCGTCACGACCGAGACATCATCGAGCCCGAGCGCCTCGATCGCATCGCGCAAGTGGTCGAGACGGAACCGGCCGTCGGCCTCGCCCGCATCGAGCAGCGCAGCGAGGAACTTGTCGCCCGAGATACCGCTTGAGCAGTCCAGATGTCCGAGCATTGCGCTTCCTAGCCTGCGTGACCGGAGGCGGGCTCGTGCACTTCGGGGGTCGTGAGAGCGTTGATCCGTGCGGCCAGCGTGCCAGCGCCGAAGCCGTTGTCGATGTTGACGACCCCCA from Actinomycetota bacterium includes:
- a CDS encoding Stp1/IreP family PP2C-type Ser/Thr phosphatase — its product is MARGSAHTYAGLSDVGRVRTHNEDAVLLSPPLFAVADGLGGHHAGEIASSIAIEALLAHMPQRVDAKALGRAVRVANKAVIDAAEAGEGRSGMGTTLTAAMIEGSSIAIAHVGDSRAYLFHNNILERITEDHSMVADLVRQGLLTEEQSRHHPNRSIITRALGSDPNMYADVYEVDAHPGDRLLLCTDGLCGMLTDAVIADILSLYPDPDSAVKALIDAANAAGGQDNISLVVVDVTGGPSATSGKRGAPRGTGLAGVFVWMVAFLALLGVTAFGMWRYADAQAFLISQDDRVVLYRGLPEDVLGVSLRWREQETTITPRALGPVLAARLAQGIPVEDVDAGRTVIDEYKQMIAESLEATPQPEVLTPQ
- a CDS encoding FHA domain-containing protein — encoded protein: MILLAGKALLLALIYLFLFAAVRSGLGIIRSAGPAAAGAATHQIRVERGPRELKGLRLPVAGPVTIGRSPGSDIVIADDYISSAHARIVPSGERIVLEDLGSTNGTVVNGRRITSPVTLAPGDEIDLGTVRLKVDR
- a CDS encoding DUF3662 domain-containing protein; the protein is MSILSDFEDRIANAVEGFFASAFRSPVQPAEIAKELGRRMDKGRTIGIDKVYGPNLYTVVLSPDDDERFGGFLSTLAGELSTYLSAYANERQYDLTSKPIVRFVVDPELRLGRFETYAELVSNEDIYEPAEEAQARFVAEPYERTPATRTFATVSVSGSAHDVVLTGNRVVVGRLAECDITLEDSNVSRQHLAFEPEGAGWAVEDLGSTNGTLVNGKPIGRTRLQHGDVIQVGATELVFHDPRR
- a CDS encoding serine/threonine protein kinase — encoded protein: METQLILDRYRPLEHLASGGFADVILAYDTHMQRRVALKRLPFPRNRFGKLQFPAGLAEARTAALLNHPSIVTVYEWDTDSDEAFIIMEYLEGASLAQVLDQRPLTLDEAATVVTAVAEALDHAHENGVLHLDLKPANVLITLDGRVKVTDFGVASLSTASGHQPTLGGTMGYMPAEQLANDRVDERTDVWAFAALVFEALSGDNPFSDDSIEGAIFKASIIEPPALSDFKRNSPPQLDDVLAQALSLHPTSRHTGVMELAADLMPHLGDSSRGRESLSQTVQELATEGDGGAIGWPTIGLWDRFAHLGGPATRGLCATVSGGVGYVGLDAMGFVSPPAAVAGAILCALGGLFIPGFGVLIGYLVFLAAVVVSGTWISGLLLALAAVMVAWMGGPRSAGLAVVLVSPLLGVAYLSPFAPLILGFTIRPWAAAVFSAHAATLTLLASAASGAPGPWLSVDPEWLADPLGQHTAIAIIERPELVLIWSIIITWAVAGAVMSVAAGKATRLSAAIGIALTAGLYSVAYTVIAPISASFGVDAAWSVAAFAPHIAASSILMMLVVIAGPPVRAEDE
- the larC gene encoding nickel pincer cofactor biosynthesis protein LarC, whose translation is MLGHLDCSSGISGDKFLAALLDAGEADGRFRLDHLRDAIEALGLDDVSVVTNRVTRSGIAGLHVNVTPAETTASAHRHWRDIRALIEGSSLSAAVRHRALRTFGGLAAAEAKIHAADPECVHFHEVGGIDSIVDVVGVSLGLELLEIEWLSCSPVALGAGGTITCEHGTLPVPAPAVLELLVGVPVEAGASAGELTTPTGAALLAANVDSFGPMPDMTLTRVGYGAGTRETPGTPNVARLLLGHALAPGLDAPATSAEGASGPVVLLETLLDHLTPEHVGFITEELRAEGPLDAWLVPAAMKKGRLGIELRVLVIPTHAEKFAARIHELTGSLGVRRTLLSRSVLRREVLQREGPWGAFRVKVSGVGESARVRPEHEDIARASRESGESYAEVRRRLENAAQSREEE